GGTCGCCATGCTCTTCCAGGCAGTCTACAACCTCGCCGACGCCGTATGGGTTGCAGGACTCGGTGACGACGCCCTTGCCGCCGTCGGCTTCATCACCCCCATCTTCATGATCTTCATCGGCCTGGGGAGCGGCCTCGGGGCCGGCGTCACCTCGGCCGTCTCACGCCGCATCGGCGCGGGGGACAGGGCCGGAGCAGACAACGCCGCGATGCACGGCATCGCCGTCATCTTGGTCCTCTCGGCCGTCATCACTCCTCTCCTCTTCCTCTTCACCGAACCCCTCGTCCTCGCCCTGGGGGCAGGGGAGACGGCGAGATACGCGATAGAATACGGCCGCATCATCTTTGCCGGGACCGTCTTCATCCTCTTCGCCGACATCCTCTATGCCCTGTTCACGGCAGAAGGGAACACAAAAAGGTCGATGTACGCCGCTGCCGCCTCCGCGGTCCTGAACATCGTCCTCGACCCCATCCTCATCTACGGTGCCGGTATGGGCATCGCCGGTGCGGCATGGGCGACTCTCATCTCAATAGCCGCCGTCTGCGTTCTCCTCCTGTACTGGTTCCTGGTCAGGAGGGACACGTATATCGCCGTCGACTGGGGGCGCTTCTCCCCCGACCGGCGTACGGCCATGGACATCTTCACCGTCGGCATCCCTGCAAGCCTGGAATTCGTGATGATGTCGGTTGCCGCGATCGTCATCAACGGCCTCCTGGTGCAGGTCTCCGGCACCGATGCCGTCGCCGTCTACACCGGCGGGTGGCGGATCGTCTTCTTCGTCCTGATCCCGTTCAT
This window of the Methanofollis ethanolicus genome carries:
- a CDS encoding MATE family efflux transporter encodes the protein MTETTAITSYPDAKKTEREDAITEGVAVLTGDPKRAILKIAGPIMVAMLFQAVYNLADAVWVAGLGDDALAAVGFITPIFMIFIGLGSGLGAGVTSAVSRRIGAGDRAGADNAAMHGIAVILVLSAVITPLLFLFTEPLVLALGAGETARYAIEYGRIIFAGTVFILFADILYALFTAEGNTKRSMYAAAASAVLNIVLDPILIYGAGMGIAGAAWATLISIAAVCVLLLYWFLVRRDTYIAVDWGRFSPDRRTAMDIFTVGIPASLEFVMMSVAAIVINGLLVQVSGTDAVAVYTGGWRIVFFVLIPFIAMSIAVVSVSGAAYGARKYDKLKVAHSFAVQSGTLIGLGLSLATWFLAPFIAWIFTYSAGSMHLAGGITAFLMTMCFFYPFIAPGMMSAGVFEGTGRGIFALAVEFLRNLVFIALFAWVLAVHVGLGETGVWWGIVVGNILGSTAGYLWARFYIARLIAAGKCPETA